The Thermodesulfobacteriota bacterium genome includes a window with the following:
- a CDS encoding acyl-CoA thioesterase, producing MESYKLVLPEHLNHYGYLFGGNLLKWVDEVGWIAASLDYPGCNFVTVGLDRVEFRRSVKEGSLLRFLVEREQAGTSAATYRVTVFNHALQLGAEEPVFSTRITFVCLDDCGGKQPLPPPATP from the coding sequence ATGGAGAGCTACAAGCTCGTCTTGCCGGAGCACCTCAACCACTACGGTTATCTGTTCGGCGGCAATCTTCTCAAGTGGGTGGACGAGGTGGGCTGGATCGCCGCCAGCCTGGACTATCCCGGCTGCAACTTCGTCACCGTTGGCCTCGACCGGGTGGAATTCAGGCGCTCGGTCAAGGAAGGGTCGCTGCTGCGCTTCCTGGTGGAGCGGGAGCAGGCCGGCACCAGCGCCGCCACCTACCGGGTCACGGTCTTCAACCACGCCCTGCAACTGGGCGCCGAGGAGCCGGTCTTCTCCACCCGCATCACCTTCGTCTGCCTGGACGACTGCGGCGGCAAGCAGCCGCTGCCTCCCCCCGCCACCCCCTGA
- a CDS encoding Rpn family recombination-promoting nuclease/putative transposase translates to MVDGRPGYLSILFEHRSHPGGCPPLDLLRYAVQIWSRHRAISGPGPLPPVIPLLYYHGRPVWSHPLTSGSCSTCRRPWERTGHPSATRSWIWPAGRTRRSGARCCSAASF, encoded by the coding sequence CTGGTCGATGGCCGGCCCGGCTACCTCTCTATCCTCTTCGAGCACCGCAGCCATCCCGGCGGCTGCCCGCCTCTGGACCTGCTCCGCTACGCGGTCCAGATCTGGAGCCGGCACCGGGCGATCTCCGGCCCCGGACCGCTGCCGCCGGTGATCCCGCTCCTCTACTACCACGGCCGCCCCGTCTGGTCGCATCCCCTGACTTCGGGGAGTTGTTCGACCTGCCGGCGGCCCTGGGAGCGTACCGGCCATCCTTCCGCTACGAGATCATGGATCTGGCCCGCTGGCCGGACGAGGCGATCCGGGGCGAGGTGCTGCTCCGCAGCTTCCTTTTGA
- a CDS encoding sensor domain-containing diguanylate cyclase — translation MSDASASFSPEQLLAGVRRDKALAPYALAALPAGPEEAPAREVGWRLCPALAECTACASRCWPAVRGLVQAALATGSTATGRCPLGLPAFAVPVPGGLGPAAVVAAGVRDPFLDRRRADQIAVGLDLRPAAFRQLLNRLPVATERGLARAASRLAARLAQLAPSAGTVGSAAAAAGRPTAALLPALAGHERLPAIVKLSADIDRASSQAETMSLVGEGLGILFDLDGVGLALPAVPGGPLTLHHLWGQGAQALTLGAEIVSRLFPNSGSGSVAVDEQLAREIFPEQGLATGVPLLVDHRPTGMLVLTGRPLGRQEVMLVELVAGRLAQRLEMLRREAALHHQGLRLQSMVAMFANLHCTDDQQTLCHQVLDMASELVGASRGSLMLLDQKAGDLAIVSVKGMNPSLVHGLRIPIGSGIAGRVAADGQPLLVEDIETDPRLARPGRPRFTSKSFVSLPLRFRDRTTGVLNLADKEGPSIFTDLDCQMLSAFASHASALIERSRTLAGSQILEHLSITDPLTGVHNRRYLERRMTEEISRSQRCDSTLAVLMVDIDHFKRYNDRCGHLAGDEALRVTAGVLRESVREMDVVTRYGGEEFCLLLPTAGRREALAVAERVRQGVARASLPANGCAAAAGLTVSIGVASFPEHGRSATALLQSADTALYQAKAQGRNRIVFAAATPAAEAAPAAPEWDAGPATWG, via the coding sequence TGGCTCCTTACGCCTTGGCTGCGCTGCCGGCGGGCCCGGAGGAGGCGCCGGCCAGAGAAGTGGGCTGGCGGCTCTGTCCGGCCTTGGCCGAGTGCACGGCCTGCGCCAGTCGCTGCTGGCCGGCGGTGCGGGGCCTGGTGCAGGCGGCCCTGGCCACCGGCAGTACGGCCACCGGGCGCTGCCCCCTGGGTCTTCCGGCCTTTGCCGTGCCGGTGCCCGGCGGTCTGGGGCCGGCGGCGGTGGTGGCCGCCGGGGTGCGGGATCCCTTTCTCGACCGCCGGCGGGCGGACCAGATCGCCGTTGGCTTGGATCTGCGTCCAGCAGCCTTCCGGCAGCTCTTGAATCGCCTGCCGGTGGCCACCGAGCGGGGACTGGCCCGGGCCGCCAGCCGGCTTGCCGCCAGACTGGCCCAGCTGGCCCCTTCTGCCGGCACAGTCGGCAGCGCTGCTGCGGCGGCCGGCCGGCCGACGGCGGCGCTGCTGCCGGCCCTGGCAGGTCACGAGCGGCTGCCGGCCATCGTCAAGCTGTCGGCGGATATCGATCGGGCCAGCTCCCAGGCCGAGACCATGAGCCTGGTGGGGGAGGGGCTGGGCATCCTCTTCGATCTGGATGGCGTGGGCCTGGCCCTGCCGGCGGTCCCTGGCGGTCCCCTGACCCTGCACCACCTCTGGGGCCAGGGGGCTCAGGCCCTGACCCTGGGCGCCGAGATCGTCAGCCGGCTCTTCCCCAATTCCGGCTCCGGATCGGTGGCGGTGGACGAGCAACTGGCCCGGGAGATCTTCCCCGAACAGGGCCTTGCCACCGGCGTGCCGCTCCTGGTCGACCACCGGCCAACCGGCATGCTGGTCCTCACCGGCCGTCCCCTGGGCCGCCAGGAGGTCATGCTGGTGGAGCTGGTGGCCGGCCGGCTGGCCCAGCGGCTGGAGATGCTCCGGCGGGAAGCGGCCTTGCACCACCAGGGCTTGCGCCTGCAGAGCATGGTGGCGATGTTTGCCAACCTGCACTGCACCGACGACCAGCAGACGCTCTGTCACCAGGTTCTGGACATGGCCTCCGAGCTGGTGGGGGCCAGCCGCGGCTCCCTGATGCTTCTGGACCAGAAGGCCGGGGACCTGGCCATTGTCTCGGTCAAAGGCATGAATCCCAGCCTGGTGCACGGCCTGCGCATCCCGATCGGCAGCGGCATTGCCGGCCGGGTGGCGGCAGACGGCCAGCCCCTGCTGGTGGAGGACATCGAGACCGACCCCCGGCTGGCCCGGCCCGGGCGACCCCGCTTCACCAGCAAATCCTTCGTCAGCCTGCCCTTGCGCTTCCGGGATCGGACCACCGGGGTGCTCAATCTGGCGGACAAGGAGGGGCCAAGCATCTTCACCGACCTGGACTGCCAGATGCTGTCGGCCTTTGCCAGCCACGCCTCGGCCCTGATCGAGCGCAGCCGCACCCTGGCCGGCAGCCAGATCCTGGAGCACCTGTCCATCACCGACCCCCTCACCGGGGTCCACAACCGCCGTTATCTGGAGCGGCGCATGACCGAAGAGATCAGCCGTAGCCAGCGCTGCGATTCCACCCTGGCGGTGCTCATGGTGGACATCGACCATTTCAAGCGCTACAACGACCGCTGCGGGCATCTGGCCGGGGACGAGGCCCTGCGGGTGACGGCCGGGGTGCTGCGGGAATCGGTGCGGGAGATGGACGTGGTGACCCGTTACGGCGGCGAGGAGTTCTGTCTGCTCCTGCCCACCGCTGGCCGCCGGGAGGCCCTGGCGGTGGCGGAGCGGGTCCGGCAGGGGGTGGCCAGGGCCAGCCTGCCGGCCAACGGCTGCGCGGCGGCGGCCGGTCTGACGGTGAGCATCGGTGTCGCCAGCTTTCCGGAGCACGGCCGGAGCGCTACCGCCCTCCTGCAGAGCGCCGACACGGCCCTCTACCAGGCCAAGGCCCAGGGCCGCAACCGTATCGTCTTCGCCGCCGCCACTCCGGCGGCCGAAGCGGCCCCTGCGGCCCCGGAGTGGGACGCCGGACCGGCGACCTGGGGCTGA